A single genomic interval of Anopheles marshallii chromosome 2, idAnoMarsDA_429_01, whole genome shotgun sequence harbors:
- the LOC128718430 gene encoding ribonuclease P protein subunit p29 — translation MDGPTFMVNLVKPEERDDFIYAKKHYMSLDAKHYNRANPNDKPKQQKKLSRKEIKEMGLYTLPHDTVKYKDALKLHKMWCGYYDTLFPSDQLPVVTESRYNTVVASLLKADYHGAKIHIVRSKQSSVVGMKGIVVLDTKGTFKMVSKDNRLRTIPKNDSQFEVTIRDKVITIFGKHLNARPAERSVKKAKTFALPDL, via the exons ATGGATG GTCCTACGTTTATGGTCAATTTGGTGAAACCGGAAGAACGCGATGATTTCATTTATGCGAAGAAACATTATATGAGCCTAGATGCCAAGCATTACAATAGAGCAAACCCGAATGATAaaccaaaacagcaaaagaaactTTCGCGAAAGGAGATTAAAGAAATGGGTCTATACACTTTACCACACGATACGGTAAAGTACAAAGACGCATTGAAGCTACATAAGATGTGGTGCGGATATTATGATACACTCTTCCCATCGGACCAACTACCGGTCGTGACAGAATCTAGATATAATACTGTCGT GGCTAGCTTGCTGAAGGCAGACTATCATGGAGCGAAAATTCACATCGTGCGATCGAAACAGTCCAGCGTAGTAGGAATGAAAGGAATCGTAGTACTGGATACGAAAGGAACCTTCAAAATGGTGTCGAAGGACAACAGGCTACGTA CCATACCAAAAAATGATTCTCAGTTCGAGGTTACCATTCGCGACAAGGTGATCACAATTTTCGGAAAACATCTCAACGCTCGGCCCGCCGAACGTTCtgtgaaaaaagcaaaaacatttGCTCTTCCTGATCTATAA